A genome region from Dreissena polymorpha isolate Duluth1 chromosome 16, UMN_Dpol_1.0, whole genome shotgun sequence includes the following:
- the LOC127862103 gene encoding uncharacterized protein LOC127862103, giving the protein MIGAKTRSKSKSLDKMDVESKENGVISNGFHGYKEGYKTLEKSEMNTGRPLTNLFNKLILPLALVGLTPQIVMLYWYTNVKFAGSYSTLIAHFRSDSVLGTIVAMWNQLSIFNTFTVGVIFGFFAWALFWMVVLPGKEVHGPVTPNGNVPQYKDNGFLHYCVTMAGFAILTIVLKYNGLTPTVVYDRFGELLGFMNVFALCFVFLLYIKGITRPSTSDSGKTGGGFVFDYYWGTELYPRICGIDVKVFTNCRFGMTVWPLLVCIYALKSYEIHGFVDSMFVTTILQLTYITKFFTWEAGYMHTIDIILDRAGYYICWGCLCWLPSLYPIVSHYLVTHPLRLGTLLATSILVFGLFSVLINYLADLQRQDVRKANGDCLVWGRKPDLIRAKYRIECGEERESILLASGWWGLSRHFHYIPEILLSFFWTVTTGFENVLPYTYVIVLVILLTHRSFRDEQKCSMKYGVYWQEYCAKVRHRIIPFLF; this is encoded by the coding sequence ATGATTGGCGCAAAAACCAGGTCAAAAAGTAAGTCATTGGATAAAATGGACGTCGAATCAAAAGAGAATGGCGTCATATCCAATGGTTTTCATGGTTACAAAGAAGGCTATAAAACGCTCGAAAAGTCAGAGATGAATACCGGTCGACCCTTGACAAATTTGTTCAACAAGCTCATCCTCCCATTGGCGCTTGTTGGTCTTACCCCTCAGATAGTAATGCTGTATTGGTATACGAACGTCAAGTTTGCCGGAAGTTACTCAACTTTGATCGCACACTTCCGTAGCGACTCCGTTCTTGGAACAATTGTCGCAATGTGGAATCAACTAAGCATTTTTAACACGTTTACTGTGGGAGTAATCTTTGGCTTTTTTGCCTGGGCACTGTTTTGGATGGTCGTTCTGCCGGGAAAAGAAGTTCACGGACCTGTGACACCAAATGGAAACGTGCCGCAGTACAAAGATAACGGCTTCCTGCATTACTGCGTCACAATGGCTGGGTTCGCTATCCTAACCATTGTGCTGAAGTACAACGGCTTGACCCCCACGGTCGTGTATGACCGCTTTGGTGAGTTGCTGGGGTTTATGAACGTGTTTGCTCTTTGCTTTGTCTTTCTCCTGTACATCAAAGGGATAACCCGTCCGTCCACATCGGACAGTGGGAAGACAGGAGGTGGCTTCGTCTTCGACTACTACTGGGGCACGGAGTTGTATCCTCGTATTTGCGGAATAGACGTTAAAGTGTTCACTAACTGTCGATTTGGAATGACCGTCTGGCCACTGTTGGTTTGTATATACGCACTGAAGAGTTACGAGATTCACGGTTTCGTAGACAGCATGTTCGTCACTACGATTCTTCAGCTGACATATATTACCAAGTTCTTCACATGGGAAGCCGGATACATGCACACTATTGACATCATCCTTGACAGAGCCGGCTACTATATATGCTGGGGCTGTCTGTGCTGGCTGCCGTCCCTGTATCCAATCGTCAGTCACTACCTCGTCACGCACCCACTCCGTCTCGGCACTCTACTTGCCACTAGCATATTGGTCTTTGGGTTGTTTTCTGTTCTGATCAATTACCTCGCCGATCTACAGCGTCAGGATGTACGCAAGGCAAACGGAGATTGCCTAGTCTGGGGTCGGAAACCAGATCTTATACGTGCAAAGTACAGGATCGAGTGTGGCGAAGAAAGGGAGAGCATCCTGCTGGCTTCCGGTTGGTGGGGACTGTCCCGCCATTTTCACTACATTCCGGAAATCCTTCTGTCGTTTTTCTGGACGGTGACAACCGGATTTGAGAATGTTCTTCCTTACACGTACGTTATTGTTCTCGTTATTCTGCTCACTCACCGCAGTTTCAGGGACGAACAGAAGTGTAGCATGAAGTACGGAGTTTACTGGCAAGAATACTGTGCCAAAGTCAGACACCGAATCATACCGTTTTTGTTTTAA